In one window of Romboutsia hominis DNA:
- a CDS encoding sensor histidine kinase, translating to MTKFKKIIYILTVILMTQMFISKIHAKSTKDASFNVLVLNSYHQGHYWESNITMGLKNYISNNNESNINFKVEYLDFRVNHNKEYIKSLKDMLSKKYPKGSIDVIYTVNDEAYEVFKNEVKNINSNFYKLPLLFSGVDNNLEETSKEKENMAGIYHRDDTLDLMILMKDLTPKARYINIITEESGYGYSIYKEVSRIVDRYLKDQVKIRHIKSNYLEDITKELSEIKNSEDTINVIGGEFQNENSGKYITPIEVISTIKNYSSAPIYSNDQTYMNAGILGGSMDIGQEQGSIIGEMIIKLKSGEKIENIKSVPEPKVKSYVDYNSIYEYNINPFSVIKDVVVLNKEPFELLIPTWMKGVLIFLKIISIIIIIGIIITFIRFRNDKLKRIEIQKRAKEREKLKSDFIVNLSHELRTPINIILGTTKVLEKSLEKGNLDKDYILSKLENVDKNAYRLLKISNNIIDMTKAESGMLKLNLENCNIVCVVEDIFESSIDFARRKNIDMVFDTECEEVKVAIDIFQIQRVILNLLSNAIKFTPENGVISVYIYKEKENVVIEVKDNGVGISKEKVDYIFHRFYQVDNLYTRHNEGSGIGLCIVKEIIDIHDGKIQIESEINKGSTFKICLPRHLKVNEMQNEGSSIKDINKIVDLEMSDVY from the coding sequence ATGACAAAATTTAAGAAAATAATATACATATTAACTGTTATATTAATGACTCAGATGTTTATATCTAAAATACATGCAAAAAGTACAAAAGATGCGTCATTTAACGTTTTAGTACTAAACTCTTATCATCAAGGACATTACTGGGAGTCAAATATAACAATGGGGCTTAAAAATTATATATCAAATAATAATGAGTCAAATATAAACTTTAAAGTTGAATATTTAGATTTTAGAGTTAATCACAATAAAGAATATATAAAATCATTAAAAGATATGTTAAGTAAAAAGTACCCAAAGGGAAGTATAGATGTTATATATACAGTAAATGATGAAGCTTATGAAGTTTTTAAAAATGAAGTAAAAAATATAAATAGTAATTTTTATAAATTACCTCTTTTATTTAGTGGAGTAGATAACAATTTAGAAGAAACTAGCAAAGAAAAAGAAAATATGGCAGGTATATATCACCGTGATGATACATTAGATTTAATGATTTTAATGAAAGACTTAACTCCTAAAGCAAGATATATAAATATAATAACAGAAGAATCAGGATATGGATATTCTATTTATAAGGAAGTATCAAGGATAGTAGATAGATACTTAAAAGATCAAGTAAAAATAAGACATATAAAAAGTAATTATTTAGAAGATATAACAAAAGAATTAAGTGAGATTAAAAACTCAGAAGATACTATTAATGTAATAGGAGGAGAATTTCAGAACGAGAATTCAGGAAAGTATATAACTCCTATAGAAGTTATAAGCACAATAAAAAATTATAGCAGTGCACCAATATACTCTAACGATCAAACCTATATGAATGCTGGGATATTAGGGGGTAGCATGGATATAGGTCAAGAACAAGGTAGTATAATTGGAGAGATGATAATTAAGTTAAAAAGTGGAGAAAAAATAGAAAATATTAAAAGCGTTCCAGAACCTAAAGTAAAATCATACGTAGATTATAACAGTATATATGAGTATAATATTAATCCTTTTTCTGTAATAAAGGATGTAGTTGTTTTAAATAAAGAGCCTTTTGAATTACTAATTCCTACATGGATGAAAGGAGTTTTAATATTTTTAAAAATCATATCAATAATAATTATTATAGGTATAATCATAACTTTTATTAGATTTAGAAATGATAAATTAAAAAGAATAGAAATACAAAAAAGAGCAAAAGAAAGAGAGAAATTAAAATCAGATTTTATAGTTAATCTAAGCCATGAATTAAGAACACCTATAAATATAATATTAGGAACAACTAAAGTATTAGAAAAAAGTCTTGAAAAAGGAAATCTAGATAAAGATTATATATTAAGTAAGCTAGAAAATGTAGATAAAAATGCCTATAGACTGCTTAAAATATCAAATAATATAATAGATATGACTAAAGCTGAATCTGGAATGTTAAAATTAAACTTAGAAAATTGCAATATAGTATGTGTTGTAGAAGATATATTTGAGTCTAGTATAGATTTTGCAAGAAGAAAAAATATTGATATGGTATTTGACACAGAATGTGAAGAGGTAAAAGTAGCTATAGATATATTTCAAATTCAAAGAGTTATATTAAATTTGTTATCAAATGCTATAAAGTTTACACCTGAAAATGGAGTTATAAGTGTGTATATTTATAAAGAAAAAGAAAATGTAGTTATTGAAGTAAAAGATAATGGAGTAGGTATATCAAAAGAAAAGGTTGATTATATATTTCATAGATTTTATCAAGTGGACAACTTATATACTAGACACAATGAAGGTAGTGGAATAGGACTTTGTATAGTAAAGGAAATAATAGATATTCATGATGGAAAAATACAAATAGAAAGTGAAATAAATAAAGGTTCTACTTTTAAGATATGCCTTCCTAGACATTTGAAAGTAAATGAAATGCAAAATGAAGGTTCAAGTATAAAAGATATAAATAAAATAGTAGATTTAGAAATGTCTGATGTATATTAA
- a CDS encoding D-alanine--D-alanine ligase, translating into MKVGVIMGGVSSEREISLKSGRGILGSIDKNKYEVVEVILDSKQDIFEKAKGLDFALLALHGEFGEDGTVQAILEAMDIPYSGCGPLTSGLCMDKNMSKKILKEGNIPTAPWTTVKDLDKIDYDKIEEIGYPLFIKPNSGGSSVATFLIKDKSEIYDAVKEVLKYDKEAMIEKYIKGEEYTSFILNGEVFPTISIKTENEFFDYEAKYSQDGKGAKEEVVYLDKDLQEKVNEVSKKCWDAFNCRVYVRVDVIISEGVPYVLELNTLPGMTATSLIPQSAKARGIEYSELIDKIIEYSLA; encoded by the coding sequence ATGAAAGTTGGAGTTATAATGGGTGGTGTATCTTCAGAAAGAGAAATATCACTAAAATCAGGAAGAGGAATACTAGGTAGCATAGATAAAAATAAATATGAAGTAGTAGAAGTAATATTAGATTCAAAACAAGATATATTTGAAAAAGCAAAAGGATTAGACTTTGCACTACTTGCATTACATGGAGAATTTGGAGAAGACGGAACAGTTCAAGCAATACTTGAAGCAATGGATATACCATACTCAGGATGTGGACCTTTAACTAGTGGTTTATGTATGGATAAAAACATGAGTAAAAAAATATTAAAAGAAGGAAACATACCAACAGCTCCTTGGACTACTGTAAAAGACTTAGATAAAATAGATTACGATAAAATAGAAGAAATAGGTTATCCTTTATTTATAAAGCCAAATAGCGGAGGTTCTAGTGTAGCAACATTTTTAATAAAAGATAAAAGTGAAATATATGATGCAGTTAAAGAAGTATTAAAGTATGACAAAGAAGCCATGATAGAAAAATATATAAAAGGTGAAGAATACACTTCATTTATATTAAATGGAGAAGTATTCCCTACAATATCTATAAAAACAGAAAATGAATTCTTTGACTATGAAGCTAAATACTCACAAGATGGAAAAGGTGCAAAAGAAGAAGTAGTATACTTAGATAAAGATTTACAAGAGAAAGTAAATGAAGTTTCTAAAAAATGTTGGGATGCTTTTAATTGTAGAGTTTATGTAAGAGTTGATGTTATAATAAGTGAAGGAGTACCTTACGTTTTAGAACTTAATACATTACCAGGAATGACAGCTACTAGCTTAATACCTCAAAGTGCAAAAGCAAGAGGTATAGAGTATAGTGAGTTAATAGATAAAATAATAGAATATTCACTAGCTTAA
- a CDS encoding cytochrome P450: protein MPIKEQVPKDKGIDHTIAMSQEAYLFIKNRVDKYQSDIFETHLLGEKAICIVGEEAARIFYDSELFKRNGAAPKRVQKTLFGIGGVQSMDGEPHRHRKNLFMSLTDSHHQNQLSKILMDKWQSSISKWEGNKEIVLFDEAKYILCWAACNWAGVPLLESEVKERAEDFSAMVDALGAVGPRYWKGKIARSRAEEWIGKVIEDVRSGKLKVEESSALYAMAFHRELDGSQLDTKIAAVELINILRPIVAISTFITFSALALYEYPECKEKLLSGNSKDFEMFVQEVRRYYPFGPFLGARVKKDFAWNKYEFKKDMLVILDIYGTNHDSRIWEKPFEFIPERFKERNESLFDFIPQGGGDPAKGHRCPGEKITIEIMKASIDFLINKIEFEVPNQDLSYSLERIPTLPKSGFVMNNIRRKI, encoded by the coding sequence ATGCCAATTAAAGAACAAGTTCCAAAAGATAAAGGTATTGACCATACTATAGCTATGTCCCAGGAGGCATATCTATTTATAAAAAATAGGGTTGATAAATATCAGTCGGATATATTTGAGACACATTTGCTAGGAGAAAAAGCAATCTGTATAGTTGGAGAAGAAGCAGCAAGGATTTTTTACGATTCAGAGTTATTTAAGCGAAATGGTGCTGCTCCAAAACGTGTACAAAAAACATTGTTTGGTATAGGCGGTGTACAGTCTATGGATGGAGAACCACATAGGCACCGTAAAAATCTTTTCATGTCATTGACTGACTCACATCATCAAAATCAACTTTCAAAAATTCTAATGGATAAATGGCAATCATCAATTAGTAAATGGGAAGGGAATAAGGAGATTGTACTTTTTGATGAGGCAAAGTATATTTTATGCTGGGCAGCATGTAATTGGGCTGGGGTTCCTCTCTTAGAATCTGAGGTAAAAGAGAGAGCAGAGGATTTTAGTGCAATGGTTGATGCCCTTGGAGCAGTAGGGCCACGATATTGGAAAGGTAAAATAGCTAGATCTAGAGCCGAAGAGTGGATAGGGAAAGTTATAGAAGATGTTCGTTCTGGTAAGCTTAAGGTTGAAGAAAGCTCAGCGCTTTATGCTATGGCTTTTCATAGAGAACTAGATGGTAGTCAACTAGATACTAAAATTGCTGCGGTGGAACTTATCAACATACTACGTCCAATTGTTGCAATCTCAACATTTATTACATTTTCGGCTTTAGCTTTATATGAGTACCCAGAGTGTAAAGAAAAACTTTTGTCTGGTAACAGTAAAGATTTTGAAATGTTTGTGCAAGAAGTTAGACGCTATTACCCATTTGGGCCATTTTTAGGGGCAAGAGTAAAAAAGGATTTTGCTTGGAATAAATACGAATTTAAAAAAGACATGCTTGTTATTCTTGATATTTATGGTACAAATCATGATTCACGAATATGGGAGAAGCCTTTTGAATTTATACCAGAGCGTTTTAAAGAGCGTAATGAGAGCTTATTTGATTTTATTCCTCAAGGTGGCGGAGATCCTGCAAAAGGTCATCGCTGTCCAGGGGAAAAAATTACAATTGAAATCATGAAAGCTAGTATTGATTTTCTTATTAATAAGATTGAGTTTGAAGTACCTAATCAGGATTTAAGTTATAGCCTAGAAAGGATACCTACGTTGCCTAAAAGTGGATTTGTAATGAACAATATTAGACGAAAAATTTAG
- a CDS encoding MIP/aquaporin family protein: MDLRFFAELVGTMILVLLGDGVVANVILKKTKGVNGGIISITAGWAFAVTIPVFMFGNISGAHFNPAVTLALASIGKFPWEDVPMYLIAQFIGAFIGASLVLISYYDHFKLTEDKSIKLGVFCTAPEVRNLKSNFITEFIGTFILMFAILGIGAYPLAEGISPIAVGIVVWGIGLSLGGPTGYAINPARDLGPRLAHFILPVPNKGDSDWQYAPIPVIAPICGAIVSAFIYNMIF, from the coding sequence ATGGATTTAAGATTTTTTGCAGAATTAGTAGGAACGATGATATTAGTATTACTAGGAGACGGAGTTGTAGCTAATGTAATACTTAAAAAAACAAAAGGTGTAAATGGTGGAATAATATCTATAACAGCTGGGTGGGCATTTGCAGTTACCATACCAGTATTTATGTTTGGTAATATAAGTGGAGCTCATTTTAATCCAGCAGTAACATTAGCTCTTGCATCTATTGGAAAGTTTCCGTGGGAAGATGTTCCAATGTATTTAATAGCACAATTTATAGGAGCATTTATAGGAGCTTCATTAGTATTAATTTCTTATTATGATCATTTTAAATTAACTGAAGATAAAAGTATTAAATTAGGTGTATTTTGTACAGCTCCAGAAGTTAGAAACTTAAAGTCAAACTTTATAACTGAATTTATAGGAACTTTTATATTAATGTTTGCAATATTAGGTATAGGAGCATATCCATTAGCTGAAGGAATAAGTCCGATTGCAGTAGGTATAGTAGTATGGGGCATAGGTTTAAGTTTAGGAGGACCTACAGGATATGCTATAAATCCAGCTAGAGATTTAGGGCCAAGACTTGCACATTTTATACTACCAGTTCCAAATAAAGGAGATTCTGACTGGCAATATGCTCCAATACCAGTTATAGCACCTATATGTGGAGCTATAGTTTCAGCATTTATTTACAATATGATATTTTAA
- a CDS encoding iron-containing alcohol dehydrogenase: MHTNGGEIKDYEGVNKSKLPQLPLICVNTTAGTGSELTIFSIITDEERHVKMALVEKNMTQMCAVNDDKI; this comes from the coding sequence TTGCATACTAATGGAGGAGAAATAAAAGATTACGAAGGTGTTAATAAATCAAAACTACCTCAATTACCACTAATATGTGTAAACACAACAGCAGGAACAGGTAGTGAGTTAACAATATTTTCTATAATAACAGATGAAGAAAGACATGTTAAAATGGCTTTAGTAGAGAAAAATATGACTCAAATGTGCGCAGTTAATGATGACAAAATTTAA
- the pfkB gene encoding 1-phosphofructokinase — MIYTVTLNPSIDYVIKLDNLKNGEVNRTKEEYVYPGGKGINVSLILKELGYESRALGFVSGFTGNYIKDVLKDKGLNEDFINIKNGFTRINVKVKSSEETEINGQGPNISEEDLNKLYEKLDTLRENDVLVLAGSIPNTLDSSFYENIMKRLENKNIKIVVDATKNLLINVLKHKPFLIKPNNHELEELFNVKLETVDEIITYARKLKDMGAKNVLISRGKDGALLITENGETFISNVAKGKVKNSVGAGDSMVAGFIAGYLNSKDYKEALKLGAASGGATAFSNDLADKEHIYSLIDEINVERR, encoded by the coding sequence ATGATTTATACAGTTACACTTAATCCATCTATAGATTATGTAATAAAGCTAGATAATCTAAAAAATGGAGAGGTAAATAGAACTAAAGAAGAGTATGTATATCCAGGTGGTAAAGGTATAAATGTATCTTTAATATTAAAAGAACTAGGATATGAAAGTAGAGCACTAGGATTTGTTAGTGGGTTTACAGGTAATTATATAAAAGATGTATTAAAAGATAAAGGATTAAATGAAGATTTTATAAATATAAAAAATGGATTTACAAGAATAAATGTTAAGGTTAAAAGCAGTGAAGAAACAGAAATAAATGGTCAAGGACCAAATATAAGTGAAGAAGATTTAAATAAATTATATGAAAAATTAGACACCCTTAGGGAAAACGATGTATTAGTATTAGCAGGAAGTATACCTAATACTTTAGATTCTTCTTTTTATGAAAATATAATGAAAAGGCTAGAAAATAAAAATATAAAAATAGTAGTAGATGCAACTAAAAATTTATTAATTAATGTATTAAAGCACAAACCATTTTTAATAAAGCCAAACAACCATGAATTAGAAGAATTATTTAATGTTAAACTAGAAACTGTTGATGAAATAATAACTTATGCTAGAAAGTTAAAAGATATGGGAGCTAAAAATGTATTAATATCAAGAGGGAAAGATGGAGCATTACTTATAACAGAAAATGGAGAAACCTTTATAAGTAACGTAGCAAAAGGTAAAGTTAAAAATTCAGTAGGTGCAGGAGATTCTATGGTAGCTGGATTTATAGCTGGATATCTAAATTCAAAAGACTACAAAGAAGCCTTAAAACTAGGAGCAGCTAGTGGAGGTGCAACAGCATTTTCTAATGATTTAGCAGATAAAGAACACATATATAGTTTAATAGATGAAATAAATGTAGAGAGGAGATAA
- a CDS encoding BglG family transcription antiterminator yields the protein MILTYILNSRQVKIINILNKSTQPITSKALAYELDCSTKTVQGEIKEINSTLENVKIDSIRGKGYILVGNVDSIIDKDDEQTNVNIDRVGYILKKILLLYKDKTLKIESLADEMYVSLSTIKNDLKEVKVILENYNLKTISKHKLGISISGDTKNIIKCIIESSLKYKNINIEDFFSDIVASNISSIRSEILYNIHKKHIIFTDYEFNNIFNYILLSLSLEDNNNYKEFIKIYINNYQEKINSNYNKEYEEKVLSSIDEFIKNLKLATSIDLSNDNIFKKYLYKHILSFYTNKELNINTQSIIASDIKAKYPFAFELATIAKNTLEKDLDIKIDENEIANIAIHIGGALQRTSHKENKKVLKAIIVCASGIGTSMLIKAKIEAKFDKRIEILKVIPSYLIDFIGVLDVDFIISTVPIDIKNIPVINVSPFLDEKEIMIIEKFIDTGKIYYNINLSEIFDKDLFFTDLDFDNKYDVIDYMSDKLLKKNYIDEEMKLSYIDREKIATTEIGNMVAIPHGAKGKVYKNTIAIGILKKSIKWEVGDVRLIVMLCIQKDSILNYEDLLSSIYKRIDSIAKVISICESKNYDKFIAMFK from the coding sequence ATGATATTGACATATATTTTAAACAGTAGACAAGTTAAGATAATTAATATATTAAACAAAAGTACACAACCTATAACTAGTAAGGCTTTAGCATATGAACTAGATTGTTCTACAAAAACAGTTCAAGGAGAAATAAAAGAGATAAACTCTACTTTAGAAAATGTAAAAATAGATTCTATAAGAGGAAAAGGATATATATTAGTTGGAAATGTAGATTCTATTATTGATAAAGATGATGAACAAACTAACGTTAATATAGATAGAGTAGGATATATATTAAAAAAGATACTACTACTTTATAAAGATAAAACATTGAAAATAGAAAGTTTAGCAGATGAAATGTATGTTAGTCTATCTACCATAAAAAATGACTTAAAAGAAGTTAAAGTTATACTTGAAAATTATAATTTAAAAACTATATCAAAACATAAGCTAGGTATTAGTATTTCAGGAGATACTAAAAATATAATAAAGTGTATAATAGAAAGTAGCTTAAAGTACAAAAACATAAATATTGAAGACTTTTTTAGTGACATTGTAGCTTCAAATATATCTTCAATAAGAAGTGAAATATTATACAATATACATAAAAAACATATAATATTTACTGATTATGAATTTAATAATATATTCAATTATATACTACTATCACTATCATTAGAAGATAATAATAATTATAAAGAATTTATAAAAATATATATTAATAACTACCAAGAAAAAATAAACAGTAATTACAATAAAGAATATGAAGAAAAAGTACTAAGCTCTATAGATGAGTTTATTAAAAATTTAAAATTAGCTACATCTATAGATTTAAGTAATGATAATATATTTAAAAAGTATTTATATAAGCATATACTTAGTTTTTATACTAACAAAGAACTAAACATAAATACTCAAAGTATAATAGCAAGCGATATAAAGGCTAAGTATCCATTTGCATTTGAACTAGCAACTATTGCAAAAAATACATTAGAAAAAGATTTAGATATTAAAATAGATGAAAATGAGATTGCAAATATTGCAATTCATATAGGAGGAGCATTACAAAGAACTTCTCATAAAGAAAACAAAAAAGTATTAAAAGCTATAATAGTATGTGCATCAGGCATTGGAACATCTATGCTTATAAAGGCAAAGATTGAAGCTAAATTTGATAAAAGAATTGAAATACTAAAAGTAATTCCTTCTTACTTAATAGATTTTATAGGAGTACTTGATGTAGATTTTATAATATCTACGGTACCTATAGATATTAAAAATATTCCTGTTATAAATGTATCACCATTTTTAGATGAAAAGGAAATAATGATAATAGAAAAGTTTATAGATACAGGTAAAATTTATTATAATATAAATTTATCTGAAATATTTGATAAGGATTTATTCTTTACAGACTTAGATTTTGATAATAAATATGACGTAATAGATTATATGTCTGATAAATTACTTAAAAAGAATTATATAGATGAAGAAATGAAACTATCTTATATTGATAGAGAAAAGATAGCTACAACAGAAATTGGAAATATGGTAGCTATTCCTCATGGTGCTAAAGGAAAGGTATATAAAAATACTATAGCAATAGGAATACTTAAAAAAAGCATAAAGTGGGAAGTAGGGGATGTAAGGCTTATAGTAATGCTTTGTATACAAAAAGATAGTATATTAAACTATGAAGATTTACTTTCAAGCATATATAAAAGAATAGATTCTATAGCTAAAGTTATAAGTATATGTGAATCTAAAAATTATGATAAATTTATAGCTATGTTTAAATAA
- a CDS encoding glycerol dehydratase reactivase beta/small subunit family protein, which translates to MIIKCYDLDTPSIYVYHSADTDIDEFKEVLWGIEEEGIPYIVKQMKFNNCETLSHEASLKSRLSVGIGINKEKIILTTNKLKKDRPLFCIDFNQELRSFRNLGANGARLVKGIELKKI; encoded by the coding sequence ATGATTATAAAGTGTTATGATTTAGATACACCTAGTATATATGTATATCACTCAGCTGATACAGATATAGATGAATTTAAGGAAGTTTTGTGGGGGATAGAAGAAGAAGGAATTCCGTATATAGTAAAACAAATGAAATTTAATAACTGTGAAACTTTAAGCCATGAAGCATCTTTAAAATCTAGGTTGTCTGTAGGAATTGGTATAAATAAAGAAAAGATAATCTTAACAACTAATAAATTAAAAAAAGATAGACCATTATTTTGTATAGATTTTAATCAAGAATTAAGATCATTTAGAAACCTAGGAGCTAACGGAGCAAGATTAGTTAAAGGAATTGAACTTAAGAAAATATAA
- a CDS encoding iron-containing alcohol dehydrogenase: MAYAEYLAGVAFNNTSLGYVHVIAHQLGGFYDLPHGVCNAVLLPRVEKFNAKVCANRLKDVAKFMGIDVSNMNDEEGANACINAIEKLSKAVDIPTGLKELGVKEKDFDTLAANALKDACGLTNPITATHEEIKEILKLSM, encoded by the coding sequence ATGGCATATGCTGAGTATTTAGCAGGAGTTGCATTTAACAATACATCATTAGGGTATGTTCATGTTATAGCTCATCAATTAGGTGGATTTTATGATTTACCTCATGGAGTATGTAATGCAGTATTACTTCCAAGAGTTGAGAAGTTTAATGCTAAAGTATGTGCAAATAGATTAAAAGATGTTGCTAAGTTTATGGGCATAGACGTATCTAATATGAATGATGAAGAAGGGGCTAATGCTTGTATAAATGCTATAGAAAAATTATCAAAAGCTGTAGATATACCAACAGGACTTAAAGAACTTGGAGTGAAAGAAAAAGATTTTGACACTTTAGCAGCTAATGCATTAAAAGATGCTTGTGGTTTAACTAATCCAATAACTGCTACTCATGAAGAAATAAAAGAAATACTTAAATTATCTATGTAA
- a CDS encoding GlcG/HbpS family heme-binding protein translates to MKKLNEYKELSLEIVKEMAKAAEKKALEINVPVVFSAVDKGANLMLMHRMEDAFITSIEISINKAFTSACLRQGTHEISEVVQPGESLYGLQLTNNARIVPFGGGLPIVVDGQVVGAVGVSGGSVEEDRLIAQAAVDAFHKVNS, encoded by the coding sequence TTGAAAAAATTAAATGAATATAAAGAATTAAGCTTAGAAATAGTTAAAGAAATGGCTAAAGCAGCAGAAAAAAAAGCTTTAGAAATAAATGTACCTGTAGTATTTTCAGCAGTTGATAAAGGTGCAAACCTTATGTTAATGCATAGAATGGAAGATGCTTTTATAACAAGTATAGAAATCTCAATAAACAAAGCATTTACATCTGCTTGTTTAAGACAAGGAACTCATGAGATAAGTGAAGTTGTTCAACCAGGAGAATCTTTATATGGACTTCAACTTACAAACAATGCTAGGATAGTTCCTTTTGGTGGAGGTCTACCAATTGTAGTAGATGGACAAGTTGTAGGAGCTGTAGGTGTAAGTGGAGGATCAGTAGAAGAAGATAGATTAATAGCACAAGCTGCTGTTGATGCTTTTCATAAAGTTAATAGCTAA
- a CDS encoding PLP-dependent aminotransferase family protein, whose product MIFSNIDFNDEEPIYIQIKNNIKDMISKGMFNKGSKLPSTRELSEILNVSRNSVISAFEELKDEGVIHSQKGKGTFVSISNVYKENTWNINWDEKYNKYANLCEELDIVKSEIPWEKDLISFKSISPQGELFDIDEIKKSFLNRISLEGHKLLNYGYAKGYQPLINYLLSYMEDKGVDTSNKDILITNGFTEGLDIILSSFTKSGDTIICENPTHNTAIKLFKVYDLNIVGIDMTDNGMDLEILEKELKNNDVKLSFVVPSYHNPTGIVMRHKERYELYNLMKKYNVPIIEDGFNEELLHTGSHICPIAALDGSSNGVLYIGSFSKVLFPGMRIGWILADKSIINKLESVKRCKNIHVSFLDQAILYDYLNNGSFEKYMKKIKKFYKEKYEFALECVKKYIHTDYIMGEGGLHIFLKLDNINSRELLSRCYEKGVIFMCGDVFYIDDSGHDTLRLGFSRLDFEDIEKGIKIIGSVIDELR is encoded by the coding sequence TTGATATTTTCAAATATAGATTTTAATGATGAAGAACCAATATATATACAAATAAAAAATAACATAAAAGATATGATATCAAAGGGAATGTTTAATAAAGGAAGCAAATTACCTTCTACTAGAGAGCTTAGCGAAATACTAAATGTAAGTAGAAACTCAGTAATATCTGCTTTTGAAGAATTAAAGGATGAAGGAGTTATACACTCTCAAAAAGGAAAAGGAACATTTGTAAGTATATCTAATGTATATAAGGAAAATACTTGGAATATAAATTGGGATGAAAAATATAATAAATACGCAAATTTATGCGAAGAACTTGATATAGTAAAAAGTGAAATACCTTGGGAAAAAGATTTAATATCTTTTAAAAGCATATCTCCTCAAGGAGAACTATTTGACATTGATGAAATAAAAAAATCATTTTTAAATAGAATAAGCCTTGAAGGTCATAAGCTACTTAACTATGGCTATGCAAAAGGATATCAACCACTTATTAACTATTTACTTTCATATATGGAGGATAAGGGCGTTGATACTTCTAACAAAGACATATTAATAACTAATGGATTTACAGAAGGTCTTGATATAATACTATCTTCATTTACTAAAAGTGGAGATACTATTATATGTGAAAATCCTACTCATAATACTGCCATAAAGCTTTTTAAGGTTTACGATTTAAATATAGTAGGAATTGATATGACTGACAATGGAATGGATTTAGAGATTTTAGAAAAAGAGCTTAAAAATAATGATGTTAAGCTTTCATTTGTAGTTCCATCTTATCACAATCCAACAGGTATAGTTATGAGACACAAAGAAAGATATGAACTTTATAATCTTATGAAAAAGTATAATGTTCCTATAATTGAAGATGGATTTAATGAAGAACTACTTCATACAGGTTCTCACATATGTCCAATTGCAGCCCTTGATGGTTCATCTAATGGAGTATTGTATATAGGAAGTTTTTCAAAGGTACTTTTTCCTGGTATGAGAATAGGTTGGATATTAGCGGATAAGAGTATTATAAATAAATTAGAAAGTGTTAAAAGATGTAAAAATATTCATGTATCTTTTTTAGACCAAGCTATTTTGTATGATTATTTAAATAATGGCTCTTTTGAAAAGTATATGAAAAAAATAAAAAAGTTCTATAAAGAAAAATATGAATTTGCACTAGAATGTGTTAAAAAATATATACATACAGATTATATTATGGGTGAAGGGGGACTTCATATATTTTTAAAATTAGATAATATAAATAGTAGAGAATTATTATCTAGATGTTATGAAAAAGGTGTTATATTTATGTGTGGAGATGTATTCTATATAGATGATAGTGGACATGATACATTAAGACTTGGTTTTTCAAGGCTTGATTTTGAGGATATTGAAAAAGGAATCAAGATAATTGGTTCTGTTATAGATGAGCTTAGGTAA